The following are from one region of the Silene latifolia isolate original U9 population chromosome 9, ASM4854445v1, whole genome shotgun sequence genome:
- the LOC141602482 gene encoding uncharacterized protein LOC141602482: MDAARAQINEFSAKMSGQLLSANTLESSTRVVSILTSLVTKAAELASQAKEGLDAGLATACQLRDAQDRVSSLEEKLDKLNRDLHTSRGNEVVLQSQLATAKESTRAAIVCEVAAKNAEKAVRLELEAEKQAMQDQLRKNEELAAEKELVEARLADAAQYFFGKGRVDAMRDPESDRADWNPDRDEAALDAQYPDLANMGQEEEVDSPPSKVKSGDQEMADGCESVTGSKIV; the protein is encoded by the exons atggatgctgcccgggcacagATAAACGAGTTTTCTGCTAAAATGAGCGGTCAGCTCTTGTCTGCTAATACTCTTGAGTCATCTACCAGAGTAGTctctattctgacttctcttgtaacaaaggctgctgaactcgCTTCCcaggctaaggag ggattggatgccgggttggctactgcttgtcagctcagggacGCCCAGGACAGGGtttctagtttggaggaaaaactggataaacttaaccgtgacctgcacacatccaggggtaatgaagtagtgcTCCAATCTCAGTTGGCAACAGCTAAGGAGTCaaccagggctgctatagtttgtgaggtggctgcgaaAAATGCTGAGAAGGCTGTCAGGTTGGAGTtggaggctgagaagcaggcaatgcaggatcagttgagaaagaatgaggagcttgctgctgaaaaggagttagtggaggcAAGGTTGGCTGATGCCGCTCAGTATTTCTTCGggaaaggtcgggttgatgctatgagggatccagaATCTGACCGGGCTGATTGGAATCCGGACCGAGATGAGGCAGCTCTGGacgctcagtatcctgatttggccaacatgggtcaagaagaagaagtggattctcctccttccaaggtaAAGTCTGGTGATCAGGAGatggcggatggttgtgagtcggttactggctcaaagATAGTTTAG